A stretch of the Actinoalloteichus fjordicus genome encodes the following:
- a CDS encoding PadR family transcriptional regulator has product MTSRARRRSPLSVQVLQLLDEEPMHAYRMQRLIADRQKDRIVNIAQRNSIYQTLDGLLREELIEVHRVEQEPGRPERTVYRLTESGRTTLDAWLRTMLSAPAREFPEFPVAIAALPSLTPELAIELLAERVRTLQEKLNRADDEAAAAERLGLPRLLFLEHEYLRTLTEAELRWVEEVLDDLRASRLTWDRQWLAEVNHRLSQG; this is encoded by the coding sequence ATGACCTCGCGGGCTCGACGCCGATCACCGCTGTCAGTGCAGGTGTTGCAGCTGCTCGATGAGGAGCCGATGCACGCCTACCGCATGCAACGTCTGATCGCCGATCGGCAGAAGGATCGGATCGTCAACATCGCTCAGCGCAACAGCATCTATCAGACATTGGACGGGTTGCTGCGCGAGGAGTTGATCGAGGTGCATCGGGTCGAGCAGGAACCAGGCCGTCCCGAACGCACCGTCTACCGACTCACCGAGTCCGGCCGCACCACTCTCGATGCGTGGCTGCGCACCATGCTGAGCGCACCCGCCCGGGAGTTCCCGGAGTTCCCGGTCGCGATCGCAGCGTTGCCCAGCCTCACACCGGAACTCGCGATCGAACTGCTGGCCGAACGGGTGCGTACGCTCCAGGAGAAGCTGAACCGGGCCGACGACGAAGCCGCCGCAGCGGAACGGTTGGGCCTGCCGAGGCTGCTCTTTCTCGAGCACGAATACCTGCGTACCCTCACCGAGGCCGAGCTGCGATGGGTCGAGGAGGTACTGGACGACCTGCGCGCCAGCCGCCTCACCTGGGACCGCCAGTGGCTGGCCGAGGTCAATCACCGGTTGAGTCAGGGATGA
- a CDS encoding FAD-dependent oxidoreductase produces the protein MTIDRATTALIIGGGVAGPVAAAALARVGAEPIVHEAHAGPADQLGAFLTVAPNGLAALRAVGMVERVRAAASFATTRTEFVNGNGRRLGLLGDESQLAPELRSVTITRAALQRVVTDAAIEQGVSFEYTKRLRSYTDDGDQVTATFTDDTSAAGDLLLGADGIHSAVRQTLSPDAPQPTYTGLLGIGGFVPAVDIPATPHETVRMVFGARAFFGYQCEPDGRTFWFANLGNSERSVEEIAAQGDETWRAHAFELFDGDLVELTRIMEAADLGQFRPKGTYDLLSLPRWHRGRAGLLGDAAHAVSPSSGQGASLAFEDALELARQVRVHGGAPAALAAYERARRDRVERIAAVGRRRGAQKAGSAHPIALAIRDTSMRMAFAMIRRFGSQRWITDYRTDLADAHQEIS, from the coding sequence ATGACTATCGATCGTGCGACCACGGCATTGATCATCGGCGGAGGAGTGGCGGGACCGGTCGCTGCGGCTGCCCTGGCTCGGGTAGGGGCGGAGCCGATCGTCCATGAAGCCCACGCGGGTCCGGCGGATCAGCTCGGTGCCTTTCTCACTGTGGCACCCAACGGTCTGGCCGCCCTGCGGGCCGTCGGGATGGTGGAACGGGTTCGTGCTGCCGCCAGCTTCGCCACCACTCGTACCGAGTTCGTCAACGGCAACGGACGCCGCCTCGGTCTGCTCGGGGATGAATCTCAGTTGGCTCCGGAACTGCGTAGCGTGACGATCACCCGTGCGGCCCTGCAGCGCGTGGTCACTGACGCAGCGATCGAGCAGGGGGTGAGCTTCGAGTACACCAAACGGCTGCGAAGCTATACCGACGACGGCGACCAGGTCACCGCCACATTCACCGACGACACCAGCGCCGCAGGCGATCTGCTGCTCGGTGCCGATGGCATCCACTCCGCAGTGCGCCAGACGCTCAGTCCCGATGCGCCGCAGCCCACCTACACCGGCCTCCTGGGGATCGGCGGATTCGTCCCCGCGGTGGACATCCCTGCGACGCCGCATGAGACGGTCCGCATGGTCTTCGGTGCCCGGGCGTTCTTCGGCTATCAGTGCGAGCCCGACGGACGCACCTTCTGGTTCGCGAACCTCGGGAACAGTGAGCGCAGCGTCGAGGAGATCGCAGCGCAGGGCGATGAGACGTGGCGGGCGCACGCATTCGAGCTGTTCGATGGCGATCTAGTTGAGCTCACTCGGATCATGGAGGCAGCCGATCTCGGTCAGTTCCGGCCGAAGGGAACCTACGACCTCCTTTCCCTGCCCCGCTGGCACCGGGGCCGAGCTGGGCTCCTCGGAGACGCAGCACACGCTGTCTCCCCCTCCAGCGGGCAAGGCGCATCTCTGGCCTTCGAGGATGCCCTCGAACTAGCTCGCCAGGTGCGCGTCCACGGCGGAGCACCCGCGGCGCTGGCGGCCTACGAACGGGCCCGCCGCGATCGGGTTGAGCGGATCGCAGCCGTGGGCCGTAGGCGCGGGGCGCAGAAGGCGGGCTCCGCGCACCCGATCGCCCTGGCGATACGTGATACGTCGATGCGCATGGCCTTTGCGATGATCCGTCGGTTCGGATCTCAGCGGTGGATAACCGATTACCGCACCGATCTCGCCGACGCCCATCAGGAGATCTCATGA